The Solanum lycopersicum chromosome 9, SLM_r2.1 genome window below encodes:
- the LOC138338495 gene encoding uncharacterized protein gives MVDFDVILGMDWLSPYHIVLDCNAKTVTLATRGVPRVEWKSEFLDVFPSSHAGVPLDRDIHFSIDLEPGTKPISIPPHRMALAEWKKLKDKLQDLLSKGFISPSVSPWGAPVLFLKKNDGTMKMCIDYRQLNKVTMKNKHPLPRIDDLFDQLQGASLFSMINLRSGYHQFKIRASDIPKKAFRKANVVADALNWQTLNLGSLASISIEERPLSRDVQLLANCLVRLTISEESDGMIAFIEARSSLGEKIRAHKFSDEKFCLIRDKVLRGEAKEAVLDSDGVLRIGGRIYVDLTMEGKNFIVYCDASYSGLGEVVMLEKNVIAYAFEAIKEVQTLANDFTRLEVLEKGGFLACAEARYSFLDKIKGNQFTNEKLIRIRDKVLQGEAKEAKIDEEGVLRIKKRLTKSAHFIPIKVTYNAETLARLYISEVVRLHGVPLSIISNRGTQFTSKFWRTLHTELGTGLDLNTAFHPQTDENVKFIQEKLLAAESRQKEYADRKDRHLEFIEGEQVLLKVSPMKGVMRFGKRGKLSPRYIGPFEVLKLVGEVVYELALPPGLSGVHLEPVASLDSEVRKFRSKEIASIKVQWTNRPFEESTWEKEADMQERYPHLFTNSVSVAGSDASCLAVVDVGTVVDIVLTIFEIE, from the exons atggtagactttgatgttatcttgggcatggattggctttctccttatcatattgtccttgattgtaatgctaagactgtgacctTAGCAACGCGTGGTGTTCCGAGGGTTGAATGGAAGAGT gagtttctcgatgtatttccttctagTCATGCAGGTGTTCCTCTTGATAGGGATattcatttttctattgatttggagccaggcactaagcctatttctatacctccaCATCGTATGGCCCTAGCAGAGTGGAAAAAATTGAAGGATAAGTTAcaggatttattgagtaagggttttattagccctagtgtatcaccttggggtgcccctgtattgttttTGAAGAAGAACGATGGGACTATgaaaatgtgtattgattatagacagttgaacaaggtaacaatGAAGAATAAGCatcctcttccgcgtattgatgacttatttgatcagttacaaggagCCTCATTGTTCTCTATGATTAATTTaaggtctgggtatcatcagtttaagattagggcatcagatatccctaagaaaGCTTTTC ggaaggccaatgttgtggccgatgctttgaATTGGCAGACTCTTAACTTGGGGAGTCTTGCATCTATTAGtattgaggagagaccattgTCTAGAGATGTTCAATTGTTAGCTAACTGTCTTGTTCGATTGACGATCTCAgaggagagtgatgggatgattgcttttattgaggctcgatctTCTTTAGGCGAGAAGATTCGTGCACACAAGTTTAGTGATGAAAAGTTttgtctcattcgagacaaagtattgagaggggaagcgaaggaggctgtccttgattctgatggtgtcttgaggattGGAGGCAGGATTTATGTGGACCTGACAA tggaaggtaagaatttcattgtttactgtgatgcatcctactCTGGTTTGGGTGAAGTGGTAATGctagagaagaatgtaattgcttatgcttttgaggcaattaaag aggttcagactttggctaatgactttacgaggctggaagtactagagaagggaggatttttggcctgtgcaGAGGCAAGAtattcctttcttgacaagattaagggaaatcagtttactaatgagaaactgatccggattcgagataaggtattgcaaggagaggctaaagaagcaaaaattgatgaggaaggcgttttgagaattaagaaAAG gttaactaagtcggctcacttcattccgattaaggtgacttacaatgcagagacgTTAGCCaggctctatatctcagaagtcgttcggttgcatggagttccactttccatcatatcaaatagaggtacacaatttacttctaagttttggagaacattgcatacTGAGTTAGGTACTGGGTTGGATCTTaatactgcatttcaccctcagaccgatg agaatgtgaaatttattcaagaaaagcttctagcggctgaaagtagacagaaggaatatgcagatcgaaaggatAGACACTTGGAGTTTAtagagggtgagcaagtcttgctgaaggtttcacccatgaagggggtgatgcggtttggtaagcgaggtaagcttagtccgaggtatattggtccatttgaagttctgaagctcGTGGGGGAGGTAgtttatgaattagccttgcccccaggactctcaggagtgcacctg gagcctgttgccagtTTAGATAGTGAAGTCCGCAAGTtcagatcaaaggagattgcatccatcaaagttcaatggacgAATCGACCatttgaagagtccacttgggagaaggaggctgatatgcaagaaagatacccacacctgtttacaaattcag